GGAGAACGAGTTCCTTGCGAATGCGATGGCGGAACTCGAAAGCGTGTCGGGACGGAAAGCCACCAACCTCAATCCCACGAAGGACGACGAGACGGAGAAGGTCCTGCGCCGCCGTCTCTTCTCGCGCATCGACGACTCTGGGGCGGCGGAGGTCGTCGAGGCCTATCGCGAGATATGGAATCGGGATCGCAATTCGCTTTCCGAGCCGGCCCGTCGCCCCGAGACATCGAAGGAATTCGCCGAGTCCTATCCGTTCCATCCGGATCTGCTCGACACCCTGAAGGACAAGACGGCGACGCTCGCAAATTTCCAGCGCGTGCGCGGAATGTTGCGGATACTCGCCAAGACCATCGCCGTGATGTGGGCCCGGCGTCCGAGCGACGCCTATGCGATCCATGTCCACCACCTCGATCTTGGTGACGAGGCGATCCGGCGCGAGTTCACGACCCGCCTGCAACAGCAGGCGTTCATTCCCGCGATCAACAACGACATCGCGTCGGCCGACGGCAAGCAGGCGCTCGCGCAGGAGCTCGACGCCAAGCATTATGGAGGTCTGCTCCCCTACGGCTCCTATGTCGCCCGCACGATCTTCGTGCACACGCTGGCGTTCAACAACGACCTGAAAGGCCTGACGCCGGAGCATCTCCGCTACTCGCTCCTCGGGCCCGGCGCCGACGCCGCCTTCGTCGACGACGCGAGAACGAAGTTCCGGGCCCAATCCGCCTATCTCGACGACCGACCGACGGCCCCGCTACGCTTCAGCGCGGAGGCCAATCTCACCCAGATCATCGGGCGGGAAGAGCGGAACGTCGATCCCGGCGACGCGCGCACGCAGCTCAACGATCGCATCAAGGACATCTTCAAGGGCGACAGCTTCGAGATGGTCGCGTTTCCCGGCGGACCATGGGACGTGAGCGACGATGTCGGCGACGGCAAGCCGAAGCTGGTGGTCATGTCCTACGACGCCGTCGATATCGGCTCCAACCTACAAGCCGTTCCCGATCTCGTCGCCAAGATATTCGAGAGGAAGAACGCGGACGGCTCCGGACTTCGGTCCCTTCGCAACAACGTCGTGTTCGTCGTCGCCGACGACGCCCGCCTTTCGGATATGAAGCGTTCGATCCAACGTCGCCTCGCGCTGCTCGAGCTCAAGCGCCCGGAGCGGCTGAACGAACTCGCCGACCATCAGCGGGAGAAGATCCTCGAGCTCGAGAAGCGCGCGGAGACCGAGGTGGCGATCTCGATCCAACAATGCTTTCGCCATGTCCTCTATCCGGCCAAGAATGGCGTCGGGGAAGGCGCGGTGCAGCTCGCCCATTCGGTCATCGACATTCAGAACGCCTCCGAGAAGCCCGGGTCCGGCCAGACGCAGGTCGTCCGACAGCTTCAAGCGCAGGCGAAGCTGCGGTCTGCGACCGATCAGCCCGATTCGCCATCATACATCCGTGACCGCACGCCCCTGAAGAAGGGTCAGATTACGACGCAGGATCTCCGCGACGAGTTCCGGCGCGATCCGGGGCTGGCGATCCTCCTGTCCGACGACGTGCTCCGCAAGGCGATCGTCAAGGGCATAGAGGAAGGGACCTACATCTACCGGCGCGGCGCGCTGGTCGCCGGGCAGGGAGATCCGATCCCCTCGATCCAGATCGATGCCGAGTCCGTCGTCTTCACAATGGACTTCGCCAAATCGAGCGGCATCTGGCCGCGGCCGGCTCCGCATCGCGAGGCCGCCGCCACCGCGGCGCCCGACCCCGTCGTCGTGAGCCCGCCCTTGTTTTCGTCGGGCTCCGCGCCCTCGGGCTTCCGCGAGGGGCCCATCGCTGCACCGACGACCGAGGCTGCGGACGACGACGTCCGCAGATTCGTGGCCGAGGGCGTCCTCAAGGAGGCCTTGCGCCGGGTGTTCGAACAGGTCCGATCCGTGAGGATCGAGCGTGTCGACACGCTGTCCATTCGGGTTTTCGAATTCGCCGACGCTTTCAGGCTCATCCCGCTCGCGAGCGGGATCTCCGGGGCTCGGAAAACGATCGAGATCAGCGGCGAATTTTTCACCGTGGACGACTCGCACATGGAGTTCGAATTCAGCGGCACGGCGAAGGACGCCGGGCTCATCAAGGAGTATCTGGAGCCGCAGTTCCG
The sequence above is a segment of the Methylosinus trichosporium OB3b genome. Coding sequences within it:
- a CDS encoding ATP-binding protein, which gives rise to MTTQPTIFSLCTPQDDVLKGAVSDSDFAAKLSHVLNGKASPDYRKPERFFANTYPTEGLKELIANVCARLSGRGDAVSSVFRLDTSFGGGKTHGLIALVHAAKSGRSVPNIAEFVDPYRLPDGEVRIAAFDGEDADPANGRPMGDGVRARTPWGEIAFQLARKPGFEIVRRSDEEMVAPGADTIAELFGSDPVLVVLDEMGEYLRRVQHMGGRDQLTAFLKALFTAVEGNPRAAVVFTLAVRADGKGVDAFAEENEFLANAMAELESVSGRKATNLNPTKDDETEKVLRRRLFSRIDDSGAAEVVEAYREIWNRDRNSLSEPARRPETSKEFAESYPFHPDLLDTLKDKTATLANFQRVRGMLRILAKTIAVMWARRPSDAYAIHVHHLDLGDEAIRREFTTRLQQQAFIPAINNDIASADGKQALAQELDAKHYGGLLPYGSYVARTIFVHTLAFNNDLKGLTPEHLRYSLLGPGADAAFVDDARTKFRAQSAYLDDRPTAPLRFSAEANLTQIIGREERNVDPGDARTQLNDRIKDIFKGDSFEMVAFPGGPWDVSDDVGDGKPKLVVMSYDAVDIGSNLQAVPDLVAKIFERKNADGSGLRSLRNNVVFVVADDARLSDMKRSIQRRLALLELKRPERLNELADHQREKILELEKRAETEVAISIQQCFRHVLYPAKNGVGEGAVQLAHSVIDIQNASEKPGSGQTQVVRQLQAQAKLRSATDQPDSPSYIRDRTPLKKGQITTQDLRDEFRRDPGLAILLSDDVLRKAIVKGIEEGTYIYRRGALVAGQGDPIPSIQIDAESVVFTMDFAKSSGIWPRPAPHREAAATAAPDPVVVSPPLFSSGSAPSGFREGPIAAPTTEAADDDVRRFVAEGVLKEALRRVFEQVRSVRIERVDTLSIRVFEFADAFRLIPLASGISGARKTIEISGEFFTVDDSHMEFEFSGTAKDAGLIKEYLEPQFRAAKESELKSRIEFAFDGGMSVEETVAEAFIEKLTKFGSATAFVEASAEVK